Proteins encoded by one window of Synechococcus sp. WH 7805:
- a CDS encoding lecithin retinol acyltransferase family protein: MAAADHLRVPRQHGLFLHHGIDLGDGSVAHYLEGREILRSPLEEFSRGQEVSVVSHDQASPAGVTLRRAMSRIGEQNYNLLFNNCEHFANWCKTGRHRSGQVEDWLHTGSLGALALGQLMPAALLTGLGLLLRKGLIDEASKERARQGLVQLQRLRQTLLEKLESTLEQAEVWLKGMPGQGADDRLDRRGRQLLLTGRTIADELAAVEDLENRIRTLLESQPEI, translated from the coding sequence ATGGCCGCTGCCGACCATCTTCGGGTGCCCCGCCAGCACGGACTCTTTCTCCACCACGGCATCGATCTGGGCGACGGCAGCGTCGCCCACTATCTCGAGGGGCGGGAGATCCTGCGCAGTCCGCTTGAGGAGTTCAGCCGCGGCCAGGAGGTGAGCGTCGTCAGTCACGATCAAGCCTCTCCAGCCGGAGTCACCCTGCGCCGGGCGATGAGTCGTATCGGCGAGCAGAACTACAACCTGCTCTTCAACAACTGCGAGCATTTCGCCAACTGGTGCAAAACAGGCCGGCATCGCAGTGGACAGGTGGAGGACTGGCTGCACACCGGCAGCCTCGGCGCCCTCGCCCTCGGTCAACTGATGCCCGCTGCACTGCTCACCGGGCTGGGCCTGCTGCTCCGAAAAGGTCTGATCGACGAGGCCTCGAAGGAACGAGCCCGTCAGGGACTGGTGCAGCTCCAGCGCCTGCGTCAGACCCTGCTTGAGAAGCTGGAGTCCACCCTTGAGCAGGCGGAGGTCTGGCTGAAAGGCATGCCAGGCCAGGGTGCAGATGACCGCCTGGATCGCCGTGGACGCCAGCTGCTGCTCACCGGACGCACCATCGCCGACGAACTGGCTGCTGTGGAAGACCTGGAAAACCGCATCAGAACTCTCTTAGAGAGCCAGCCTGAAATCTAG
- a CDS encoding DNA polymerase III subunit gamma/tau, producing the protein MSQAYQPLHHKYRPQRLDQLVGQEAIAATLGHALRSGRIAPAYLFSGPRGTGKTSSARILARSLNCLNSEGPTPEPCGHCELCTTIAAGTALDVIEIDAASNTGVDNIRDLIERSRFAPVQARWKVYVVDECHMLSTAAFNALLKTLEEPPPQVVFVLATTDPQRVLPTILSRCQRFDFRRIPLEALERHLTWIAEQETIPIQPEALHVVAQRAQGGLRDAESLLDQLSLLPGPIQADAVWDLLGAVPEQELLALVTAMSSGEPVALLEATRTLLDRGRDAGSVLQGLAGILRDLVLMAAAPDRPELTSVSPQFRDQLPELAKAIGRSRLLQWQSQLRGTEQQLRQSVQPRLWLEVLLLGLLSEPTAPQATVPTSRQPPRPSPATADPTPPAPAQASTPAPISLPDTSTPAAEPAVAASPSPPQDLKELWQQILAGLELPSTRMLLSQQAELVRLDNHRAVVQVAGNWMGMVQSRVALLEQAIARAVGGSRQLVLESHGGAAPMAATPAPAPTPTPVPVPVPAITSSEAQLPPRPVAAPPTPTSAPAPKPESDPPPAQRQEPSVLDDKAKRLADFFNGQVLNVDLET; encoded by the coding sequence ATGAGTCAGGCTTACCAGCCACTGCATCACAAATACAGGCCCCAGCGTCTCGATCAACTGGTGGGGCAGGAGGCGATTGCCGCGACCCTTGGCCACGCCCTGCGGTCGGGACGCATCGCCCCGGCCTATCTGTTCAGCGGGCCCAGGGGCACCGGCAAAACCTCCAGCGCTCGGATCCTGGCCCGCTCCCTCAACTGCCTCAACAGTGAGGGGCCCACACCGGAACCCTGCGGCCACTGCGAGCTATGCACCACGATTGCAGCCGGCACGGCCCTCGATGTCATCGAGATCGATGCGGCCTCGAACACAGGCGTGGACAACATCCGCGATCTGATCGAACGCTCCCGCTTTGCCCCGGTGCAGGCGCGCTGGAAGGTGTACGTGGTGGATGAATGCCACATGCTCTCCACAGCGGCCTTCAACGCCCTTCTCAAAACTCTCGAGGAACCGCCGCCGCAGGTGGTGTTTGTGCTGGCCACAACCGACCCGCAACGGGTGCTGCCCACGATCCTCAGCCGCTGTCAGCGTTTCGACTTCCGGCGCATTCCCCTGGAGGCGCTTGAACGGCATCTCACCTGGATTGCAGAGCAGGAAACCATCCCGATCCAGCCCGAAGCCCTGCATGTGGTGGCCCAACGGGCACAAGGAGGCCTGCGTGATGCCGAAAGCCTGCTGGATCAACTCAGCCTTCTGCCCGGACCGATTCAGGCCGATGCGGTGTGGGATCTGCTGGGTGCCGTGCCCGAACAGGAATTGCTGGCGCTGGTGACGGCCATGAGCAGCGGCGAACCGGTAGCCCTGCTGGAAGCCACCCGAACCCTGCTGGACCGTGGTCGCGATGCTGGCTCCGTGCTGCAGGGCCTTGCAGGAATCCTGCGCGATCTGGTGCTGATGGCTGCAGCTCCGGACCGGCCGGAACTCACCAGCGTGTCGCCCCAGTTCCGCGACCAGCTGCCAGAGCTGGCCAAAGCGATCGGCCGCAGCCGCTTGCTGCAGTGGCAATCCCAACTGCGCGGGACGGAGCAACAACTGCGCCAGAGCGTGCAACCCCGGCTCTGGCTGGAGGTGCTGCTGCTGGGGTTGCTCTCAGAGCCCACTGCCCCCCAAGCCACCGTCCCAACCTCCCGTCAGCCCCCTCGTCCATCCCCCGCAACTGCGGACCCAACCCCGCCAGCGCCAGCGCAGGCCTCTACACCAGCTCCCATCAGCCTTCCGGACACCAGCACCCCGGCAGCAGAGCCTGCAGTGGCAGCAAGCCCATCGCCTCCTCAAGATCTCAAAGAGCTCTGGCAACAGATCCTGGCTGGCCTGGAACTGCCTTCCACGCGCATGTTGCTGTCCCAACAGGCCGAGCTGGTGAGGCTGGACAATCACCGCGCCGTGGTGCAGGTGGCCGGCAACTGGATGGGCATGGTGCAAAGCCGCGTGGCCTTGCTGGAGCAGGCCATCGCCCGGGCTGTTGGCGGCAGCCGCCAACTCGTGCTGGAGAGCCATGGGGGGGCTGCACCAATGGCCGCCACGCCGGCACCAGCACCGACTCCCACACCAGTTCCAGTTCCAGTTCCAGCAATCACGAGCAGCGAAGCGCAATTGCCGCCGCGACCGGTAGCCGCACCACCAACACCGACATCGGCTCCTGCCCCAAAGCCGGAATCCGACCCCCCACCTGCACAGCGACAGGAACCATCCGTGCTGGATGACAAAGCCAAGCGCCTGGCTGATTTCTTCAACGGTCAGGTGCTGAACGTGGATCTGGAGACTTGA
- a CDS encoding glycosyltransferase family 2 protein has protein sequence MAAGTGDHRRGKTAVFLVACGWAGAAPHWLDPSRSLLPALTLAIVLGGYGLRTVLRRAASADGSETVSDSSDLPDAATACWPSVDVVVAARDEEAVVTRLVERLSALRYPADRLSLCVVDDGSEDRTPDRLAVLQDRFPALRVIRRPRNAGGGKSGALNAALAQTQGEWLLILDADAQLAEDQLERLIPFASGGGWSAVQMRKAVNNPEDNWLTRVQAMEMAFDSQIQQGRLAGGGVAELRGNGQLLRRDLLEACGGFNEETVTDDLDLSFRLLLHEARIGILWNPPVQEEAVETLQALWKQRQRWAEGGLQRFLDYWPGLLSSRLTLAQRRDLASFFLLQYALPVVSWSDLITSVLSRTSPAYWPLSIVAFGVSGVAYWRGCRRASDGPDLPQPDLFNLLLGIAYLSHWFVVIPWVTLRMALRPKRLVWAKTSHRGQEEAVQA, from the coding sequence GTGGCCGCAGGCACAGGGGATCACCGACGCGGCAAGACGGCTGTCTTTCTTGTTGCCTGCGGCTGGGCCGGAGCGGCACCCCATTGGCTGGATCCGAGTCGAAGTCTCCTCCCAGCACTCACCCTCGCGATCGTGCTTGGTGGCTACGGCCTCCGAACAGTGCTTCGCAGGGCCGCGTCTGCTGATGGTTCTGAGACCGTTTCCGATAGTTCTGATTTGCCAGATGCGGCAACGGCCTGTTGGCCTTCTGTTGATGTGGTTGTGGCTGCCAGGGATGAGGAGGCGGTCGTCACCCGACTCGTAGAACGTTTGAGTGCGCTGCGCTACCCCGCTGATCGCCTCAGCCTGTGCGTTGTGGATGACGGCAGCGAAGACCGCACGCCCGACCGATTGGCTGTGCTGCAGGATCGCTTCCCAGCCCTGCGGGTGATCCGCCGGCCCCGCAATGCCGGTGGAGGGAAATCCGGTGCCCTCAATGCAGCCCTGGCTCAAACGCAGGGGGAGTGGTTGCTGATTCTTGATGCCGATGCCCAGCTCGCGGAAGATCAGCTCGAGCGGCTCATCCCCTTTGCCAGCGGCGGGGGTTGGTCGGCTGTACAGATGCGCAAGGCCGTCAACAATCCCGAGGACAACTGGCTGACCAGAGTGCAGGCCATGGAAATGGCCTTCGATTCCCAGATTCAGCAGGGACGTCTTGCCGGTGGTGGGGTGGCGGAACTGCGGGGAAATGGTCAGCTTCTGCGCCGGGATCTGCTGGAGGCCTGCGGCGGATTCAACGAGGAAACGGTTACCGACGATCTGGATCTGAGCTTCCGACTGCTGCTGCATGAGGCTCGCATCGGCATCCTCTGGAATCCACCGGTCCAGGAAGAAGCGGTTGAAACACTCCAGGCTCTCTGGAAACAGCGTCAACGTTGGGCCGAGGGGGGGTTGCAGCGTTTTCTGGATTACTGGCCGGGTTTGCTTTCATCCCGACTCACCCTGGCCCAGCGCCGCGATCTCGCCAGCTTCTTTCTTCTCCAGTACGCCCTCCCCGTGGTGTCCTGGTCGGATCTGATTACCAGTGTGCTGAGCAGAACCTCACCGGCGTACTGGCCTCTCTCGATCGTCGCCTTCGGTGTGTCGGGTGTGGCCTATTGGCGGGGATGCCGCAGGGCCAGCGATGGTCCTGATCTTCCTCAGCCAGATCTATTCAACCTGTTGCTTGGTATTGCTTATCTCAGCCACTGGTTTGTGGTGATCCCCTGGGTCACTCTGCGTATGGCTCTCCGTCCCAAACGGTTGGTGTGGGCGAAGACGAGCCACCGCGGCCAGGAGGAAGCGGTTCAAGCCTGA
- a CDS encoding SpoIID/LytB domain-containing protein — protein sequence MFGVRSLANLLVLPVFATVGCRAQDLRSLPPDLKVPVLPTHRSVPAPPAAGQGTLWVSLADHLGRGTRPQRSAPLLTLTSAGQAPLQLLDPSGTVVADGPTLRFSWRLVPLETPLAVARRVAGPLASFESAERLADRWRDQGVEAKVAHPDEWEVWAPLDAPDLSGVALRDVTITIAAVVRPVLEGTDGGRTLQGPLQVQAPTGLRWQGGVMRGPFRLQADAYGSWTLLEQVPLERYLEGVVPHEIGAGSPAAALQAQAVLARTWALANSHRFAIDGYHLCSDTQCQVYSDPRQASASVREAIRTTSGEVLRWEGEPIHAVYHATNGGISASGEEAWAMDPLPYVRVQLDGSQAWRDSTMLPLQSSEGVKALLQRRDGAYGSGHPRFRWTRTYSASQLAQALAAAGKGNALPSAVSVKNRGPSGRVLTLLIERDGGASPVVLRLDAIRRTLRRLPSTLFVLQPDGPDVWQFQGGGFGHGVGLSQAGAIDLAGRGWNAQRILQYYYPGTLLEPLRPKPATPSVQAP from the coding sequence ATGTTCGGCGTCAGATCTCTGGCCAACCTGCTGGTGCTGCCGGTTTTCGCGACGGTCGGTTGCCGTGCTCAGGACCTGAGGTCCCTACCTCCAGACTTGAAGGTTCCGGTGCTTCCCACCCATCGCTCCGTGCCTGCGCCGCCCGCTGCGGGGCAGGGGACTCTGTGGGTGTCGCTCGCGGATCACCTCGGCCGCGGCACTCGTCCGCAGCGTTCTGCGCCTCTGCTCACGCTCACCAGTGCCGGCCAAGCGCCGCTGCAGCTTCTCGATCCCAGTGGAACGGTTGTGGCCGATGGCCCAACCCTGCGCTTCAGCTGGCGATTGGTGCCTTTGGAGACCCCCCTTGCCGTGGCCAGACGGGTGGCAGGGCCTTTGGCCAGTTTCGAATCAGCCGAGCGGCTTGCGGATCGTTGGCGGGATCAAGGTGTGGAGGCCAAGGTCGCCCACCCCGATGAGTGGGAGGTGTGGGCACCGCTCGATGCGCCGGATCTGTCCGGTGTGGCCTTGCGTGATGTCACCATCACGATTGCGGCCGTGGTTCGACCCGTGTTGGAGGGGACTGATGGTGGCCGCACGCTCCAGGGACCTCTGCAGGTTCAAGCTCCGACTGGACTGCGTTGGCAGGGCGGTGTGATGCGTGGACCTTTCCGACTGCAGGCCGATGCTTATGGCAGCTGGACCTTGCTGGAGCAGGTCCCTTTGGAGCGTTACCTGGAGGGCGTGGTGCCCCATGAGATCGGCGCAGGCTCTCCCGCTGCAGCGCTTCAGGCCCAAGCGGTTCTTGCCCGGACCTGGGCCCTGGCCAATAGCCATCGATTCGCGATTGACGGGTATCACCTCTGCAGTGATACCCAGTGCCAGGTCTACAGCGATCCGCGGCAGGCTTCAGCCTCGGTTCGCGAGGCCATCCGTACGACATCCGGTGAGGTGCTCCGCTGGGAGGGCGAACCCATCCATGCGGTGTATCACGCCACCAATGGCGGCATCAGTGCCAGCGGAGAAGAAGCCTGGGCGATGGACCCTCTGCCCTATGTGCGCGTGCAACTGGATGGATCTCAGGCCTGGCGCGATTCCACGATGCTGCCGCTGCAGTCGTCGGAGGGTGTGAAAGCGCTCCTGCAGCGCCGGGATGGGGCTTATGGCTCTGGTCATCCACGCTTCCGCTGGACCCGCACTTATTCGGCTAGCCAACTGGCCCAAGCACTGGCGGCCGCTGGCAAGGGCAACGCTCTTCCCTCCGCAGTCAGTGTGAAAAACCGGGGCCCCAGCGGACGCGTTCTGACCCTACTGATTGAGCGAGACGGGGGTGCGTCACCTGTGGTTTTACGCCTCGATGCGATCCGACGCACGTTGCGCCGCCTACCCAGCACCCTGTTTGTGCTTCAGCCTGATGGACCTGATGTTTGGCAATTTCAGGGCGGTGGATTCGGTCATGGTGTCGGCCTCTCGCAGGCCGGGGCCATTGATCTGGCTGGCCGCGGTTGGAATGCTCAGCGCATCCTTCAGTATTACTACCCCGGAACTCTCCTAGAGCCACTCAGGCCGAAACCGGCGACTCCTTCTGTTCAAGCCCCTTAA
- the rpmI gene encoding 50S ribosomal protein L35, with amino-acid sequence MPKLKTRKAAAKRFKATGTGKFLRRRAFRNHLLDHKSPKLKRHLATKAVVDRTDEERVSLMMPYA; translated from the coding sequence ATGCCCAAGCTCAAGACCCGCAAAGCAGCCGCCAAGCGGTTCAAGGCAACAGGCACTGGCAAGTTCCTGCGTCGGCGCGCCTTCCGCAATCACCTGCTGGATCACAAGAGCCCGAAACTGAAGCGCCACCTGGCCACCAAAGCAGTGGTTGACCGGACGGACGAAGAACGGGTGTCTCTGATGATGCCCTACGCCTAA
- the rplT gene encoding 50S ribosomal protein L20: protein MARVKRGNVARKRRNKILRLARGFRGSNGTLFRTANQRVMKALCNAYRDRRRRKRDFRRLWIARINAAARLNGVSYSRLIGGLKQADVRINRKMLAQLAVADPSSFATVVNATQG, encoded by the coding sequence ATGGCACGCGTCAAGAGAGGCAACGTCGCCCGCAAGCGTCGCAACAAGATCCTCCGCCTAGCCCGCGGTTTTCGCGGCAGCAACGGAACTTTGTTCCGAACTGCCAACCAGCGGGTGATGAAAGCCCTGTGCAACGCCTACCGCGACCGGCGCCGGCGCAAGCGCGATTTTCGCCGTCTTTGGATTGCACGCATCAATGCGGCAGCACGTCTCAATGGTGTGAGTTACAGCCGCCTAATCGGTGGTTTAAAGCAGGCGGACGTGCGTATCAATCGCAAGATGCTGGCCCAACTCGCTGTTGCAGATCCCTCCAGCTTCGCAACTGTGGTGAATGCCACCCAGGGTTGA